One genomic segment of Choristoneura fumiferana chromosome Z, NRCan_CFum_1, whole genome shotgun sequence includes these proteins:
- the LOC141429209 gene encoding uncharacterized protein has translation MAAKSRKRLLKSENKLLEFDKIQLSDIICSICQSILLEPVTLPCHHNFCHCCFKGSIENNALCCPLCRLRIGSWLRTATKQEKIINIKLWDFIKSKFPREVNAKSLGEDVVLSQEQSRVLLSEPGEIRAEYEAELKRLQEERLQLEQKQLHESTVLIKKIQEEEAETRKKYFNRCKQDESLAQQIQKEHNKSGTSVKKLSQPEAVIKPRLKSSKIDAFLTKKSTPSFMKTTAVLIDDSTNSSDSVKSPAHSEDRGSPEMVPSYSKFLKNKLDKKVRNFSGFWNKENGDNYKTKKTELLPHLNNVLSTDVKDLDKIQTATQSLPVSLPYTGILQHKINTIDKRSIGSGSVDSMRQELCYFKPVQGTTATSYNAKRGFPIRVPVMRLEKSTALTQKESPTRMQYVEGLCLLRNLSLAQNLPSAFVIALNKEHTNKSQSRTKSRVKQCTTTCSTRPSLSKGKHSIQVDGITKLNEESTLRRTRSMGSIPKEENETTPKKAKPKLRQVSSEKKPYLRSESKKLNAKKELKSPSLNTDSVNNNKVNLAVKNLSSPLQHCDVKKIFEEQLRIVKQMEQEKTDLELACKVDAELNGRMRLRRPAVKRHVPLSYALRPAKKLKA, from the exons ATGGCGGCCAAGTCAAGGAAACGACTCCTCaaatctgaaaataaattattagaatTCGATAAAATTCAATTGAGTGATATCATCTGTTCAATTTGCCAGTCCATTCTTTTAGAACCGGTGACGTTACCATGTCACCATAACTTTTGTCATTGTTGCTTCAAAGGTAGCATAGAAAATAATGCTTTGTGTTGTCCTCTATGTCGGTTGCGAATCGGGTCTTGGCTAAGAACAGCAACTAAACAAGAGAAGATAATTAACATTAAGCTTTGGGACTTCATCAAGTCAAAATTTCCGCGTGAAGTCAACGCTAAATCTCTAGGAGAAGACGTAGTCTTAAGTCAAG agCAATCTAGAGTATTATTGAGTGAGCCAGGAGAAATCAGGGCAGAATATGAAGCCGAGCTCAAGAGGTTGCAGGAGGAGCGACTACAGCTTGAGCAAAAACAACTTCACGAATCCACAGTCTTAATTAA gaAAATTCAGGAAGAGGAGGCTGAAACTCGTAAGAAGTATTTTAACAGGTGCAAACAAGACGAAAGTTTGGCACAACAAATCCAAAAAGAACACAATAAAAGTGGTACTTCCGTGAAAAAACTTAGTCAACCTGAAGCTGTTATAAAACCAAGATTGAAATCCTCCAAGATAGATGCTTTCTTAACCAAAAAGTCAACACCTAGTTTCATGAAAAC GACTGCAGTCCTAATAGACGACAGTACAAATAGTTCAGATTCCGTAAAGTCGCCAGCACACTCGGAAGATCGAGGATCACCGGAAATGGTTCCAAGTTATAGtaaatttctaaaaaacaaGTTGGATAAAAAAGTCCGTAACTTTTCTGGGTTTTGGAATAAAGAAAATGGTGACAACTATAAAACAAag aaaaCCGAATTACTACCTCACTTAAATAATGTACTTTCCACGGATGTTaaagatttggataaaattcaAACTGCTACCCAGTCCTTGCCGGTGTCTCTTCCGTACACTGGTATACTTCAACATAAGATTAATACAATAGATAAAAGAAGCATTGGAAGCGGAAGCGTTGACTCCATGCGGCAAGAGTTATGTTATTTCAAGCCAGTACAAGGTACCACTGCTACGAG TTATAATGCTAAGCGCGGTTTTCCAATTCGTGTTCCCGTTATGCGTTTGGAGAAGTCAACAGCTCTCACCCAGAAGGAGTCGCCTACACGTATGCAGTACGTCGAAGGGTTGTGCCTTCTTCGTAATTTGTCCCTTGCTCAAAACTTGCCCTCCGCGTTTGTTATAGCACTCAATAAG gaacATACAAACAAAAGCCAATCACGTACGAAATCGAGAGTAAAGCAGTGCACAACTACATGTTCAACTCGGCCCTCGTTATCTAAAGGTAAACATTCCATTCAAGTTGATGGCATCACTAAATTAAATGAAGAAAGTACTTTAAGACGTACACGCTCTATGGGAAGCATTCCAAAAGAAGAAAACGAAACAACTCCAAAAAAAGCAAAGCCCAAACTCAGGCAAGTATCATCAGAAAAAAAACCATACTTGAGAAGTGAATCCAAAAAACTGAACGCCAAAAAAGAACTGAAAAGCCCATCATTAAATACAGActctgttaataataataaggtaaACTTAGCTGTAAAGAATTTATCTAGTCCATTGCAGCATTGTGATGTTAAGAAGATTTTTGAAGAACAACTTCGCATTGTCAAACAAATGGAGCAGGAAAAAACTGACCTAGAGTTAGCGTGTAAGGTAGACGCCGAGTTAAACGGACGTATGCGCCTGCGCCGCCCGGCGGTCAAGCGCCACGTGCCGCTCTCCTATGCTCTACGGCCTGCTAAAAAACTTAAGGCTTAA